In the genome of Arvicola amphibius chromosome 2, mArvAmp1.2, whole genome shotgun sequence, the window TCTTGTACCCACTTGGGACCCAAGAGAATGCATCCATTTTTTTCAGAGGAACAGATTAGcatcatcatatatatatatatatatatatatatatatatatatatatataatataaggtATAACTTTAAAGGGATGCTCttatttcatgtatttaaaaAGGCAGATTATAAATAGCACTACCACACTAAACTTCAATTTTATTAGATTGTGcttcaaaggaaaacaataaaacccaGAGGCtgttaaagtatttattattaagCAAATGACTAAATGGTCACATACAAGTTCTATATAGTATGGGGgcaacagaaataaagaataagtaaGTGATATGGAGGTATCTTGGTTGCATAGGGtatatgttttaagaaattattgagcaaatgaatgaatgaataagaacaGTATTGACAGTTGCCAAAAATAATGCTAGTGGTTAATAATTGGTATTGCAGTGCAACCTACAATTACTTGGGAAGAGATTCTCAACAAGGAATtgcctagatcaggttggcctgtggccgGATCTATGGaagattgttttgattattaattaGTATTGGAAGAAACTTTCTGAAATGCGTGGAGCCATTAATTGGTTTTGGACTCTAAATGAgcttaaatataaaacagaatttcATTCTTACACataaaagtatatgtatatagCAGTGGTTGACATTAACACTTAATATATTTCAGGCATTGCTTTGtgctttttataataaatagCTAGTAGCTAGCTGAACTttcttaataatataataatactaTTAGGTAGTTTTAGgtatttttaatgaattcattCATATTACCTTATAAAACAGATAATTAAACCTCACAGTGTGTatatacttcctgtctgctgaTGCATTTTGCTCTTGCAACTTCtaaatatgatatattttatttgtatatacattGTTGTTGAATAGCTATTGTTATATACACTTTCTGGCTCTGAGACTGTGCTGATTAAAATCCAAAACATAAATTCTGGTAACGACAGAAAATGTCTGTAATAAAAATAGACAGTAGTATTATCATCCTACATGTGGGCAATGGTACAAATATATCAAGGTTTAGAAATCAAAAGTATCAAGTTGAGACAGCTGTTGTAAACTGTGTCATGAATGTGGGTCTGAGCAGGAATGTTAGAGTGGACCAAACACTTGAGAGCATCAGACTCAACTCTCGAATGAAGACTGGACAGTTTTCATCGCAGAAGAGGCATGATCtaatcaaacttttaaaagatgCCATTATATTGTGTAAGGGTGTGTGTCGGGCAGCAGGGTGTTAGGGGCATGAGTGTTATGACATGCCTGTGGAGTGGGGAACAAGGACAGTGTTGTCTTCTTTTAcctttatgtggatgctggagatggaacccatattCTCATGTATGTCCAGCAGATGCTTGTAGTCATTCAACCCCCTAGAATCTAATCATTAAGATGAATTTCTGGCTATTCAAATTGAAAGTGGTAGACTAAATGATACTGAGATAGCGGTGAGCATGCTTGGCTCTGATACTTAGGACACAAAAAGCTATGGTCATAGACATTGTGCTCTGAAACCCATCACCTCTACCAAACCTCAACAACTTGGGACAGttgaaagaaatgagagaggTGAGAGCTGAGATGGGAGCAGCCTTCTAAGATTGTTGTCCACATAAAGGAAATAACCTTGAAATCAGTTCAAGTATAGCCTGGGCCACAaggcagaccctgtctcaaaatcaaaaaaaaaaaataatgtagcaTTAATAGAAGTGCATTTATATTTGGGTGTAAGCAGCAACATATATAGTGAATATATGTCAAGTCAAACCATAAACATATTGCAGGGAAAGGTGTGCCAAAGAGGGGAGGGCATAGGCAGGATTCTCTGTTATTGTTAAATGAATTTCTTCCCAAGTTGAATTTTGCAATAAGCTGGAACTACTTATATAATTGATAGATACATTAAACAGAAAACATATGGTTTAATGAGTAggtaagaatattttaatatgaacatGCAACAAATAACAAGGGACAGATCCCGTGGAGGAGTGACCTCCATAATCTAAGAACACTGCAGTAGCTCCCCTAGAATCTCCAAGATAAAGCATGGAAAGGTTGGAAGCAAACAAAGCAGCTTCTGATTCACATCTCTGCTCATCCTGGGGAGTTTGACTGCAGAAGGAGATGACAGCTAGGGAATGTAAACCTCCCTTTAAGCAGAATCATGGGTTGCTAGTGCACAATGCTTAGATGGTACTGCTTGCCTGGGTATAAAGGGACACTGGtagaatttatattttgttctttcttgtccTGGAAAAATTCTTCCTTTATATAAACTACAACTAGTTATGTTCTTTAGTAAGCCAAACAAGCATTCAGAGAAAATTGTGTGGCGATAGTTATTTGAATCaatcagatttttatttatttatttgcatctaCATTCTGTTGTTCTTGGATAGATATTTAACAATAATACTTGATGTGGTCTTCTAGAttgccaattctttttttttcctttttttttttctttttttggtttttcaagacagggtttctctgtagcttttttaaagcctgtcctagaactagctcttgtagaccaggctggcctcgaactcacagagatccgcctgcctctgcctcccgagtgctgggattaaaggcgtgcgccaccaccgcccagccttttttttttaaactctagtCCATATACTTTGGAAACTAGTTATTCCCTCACAACTCACCAGCTTTAGCAACTTTGTCATAATATATTCTATCCATTAATTCACCATCTCTGCTGCCATCCATACCTTCCTTCATCCTTTATATATGCTGTGCTGGTGAACAAAATGAGATGTGGAATCAAGCGTGGAAATtggaataaattaaaaagaagagttaatacAAAAGTAAGCATAGATGCAAGAGCTAAATAAATGGTAAAAGGAAATTATGCATATATTAGAGATTGTCAAACAGCATTACGTTTAGGACTTGAATAAGGAAAGATAGTGAGGAAATCAAAGGAATTGGGAAAGAGTGTTTTTGATTAAAAACATGTACCTTGTCTGTCATATAACAAAAAGAATGTCTATCAGTGTGTCAACAATGAAAAGTACAAAGAAGTTACAAAATCACCACTTGCAAATAGCAGAGCTATAAACAGCAGTCTTTCCTACAGTATGTGGTTCCTTCTCAAGAAGACAAACAGGCACTGGAACTTTGAGTCCACTGCTGAGATTATCTAATTcccattttaagaaaaatagattGTCTGCTAACGAGCATGTTTGGAAGGAACACTGCAAAAGAGAACCTAGTTAGGACTTTGTAGCCACCAATATGGATCTCTATGAAACTGGTTCTGAAGCCCAGACTGGAGACAACGGTGGCTTAGACTAGTAGATTGGGGGGAGATTTGTAGAGACTTAGGATGGATAAAAAGATGCAGTAAAAATTGAACTCTGAAGACAGTATAAAGAGAAATTTTCAGATAATTTATGGATATTTTCATCATTCGCTGTAAAGATTGGTGTATTGTTTTCTGAGGTGAAAAAATTAAGGATAAATTATCTGGGTCTGAGTTCAAAAACTTGTGCTTTATACTTTGAAGCTATGTGTCTGAGATGTTTCCTGGACTTCCTAATAGAAATCTTAAGTAGGAAACTGGGCAGATGAGTCTATaaccagacagagagaaagctcTGAGAACACGTTAATTATTCTGAAATCACCAACAGAGAAGTGATGTAGAAAGGGTAGAACTTGACCAGACCATGAAGACAAAGAAGACAAACCGAGACAAGAAGGATCTGAGAACTGACATTTGGGAAATGTGAAAATCAAagctgggggagaggaagaaCCAGAAAAGGTGAGAGAGAACTAGGTACCAGATACATGTTAGCTGCAGTCCTGTGTTATATTGTGTATTTATCAAATGGTTGTGACAGGAATTCTGCTGAGATCTCAAAAGAGAAACTAACAAATGAAATGTCTTAAAATTTCTTGCAGATAAAGATCTGAATTTAAAGAATTATAATGACATTTAGGGTAAGAAATACTAGAAAGTCTACTTCGCTAGGATAAACAAATACTGAAACGACTGCCTTCCTAAGGACAACCCCGGAGAGCTAAGGGATTTGAAAAGGAGGGATCGCATGCTTGGGATAAGAAGCAGACAAAGAGATAGAAAATGTAGTTATAACAGCAggtaaattaatgaaataatctCACATAAATTTCCATTATAGTAGTAATAATGTCCTGCCCACTTTATTGCTTGATTTTATTGTAATcctttttaatgttctttttgcCATAAAAAAGACAGCAAAGCTACAATTCAGGCTAGGTTAACACATTTTATGGTTCACAGCAGGGGTACAAGAGAAACTGCAGTTTAAATAACTTCTTATAATTCTGCAGGTGACATCTTTGTGGGAAATTCTTCATAGTCATGTCTACAATACCATGTTTTCCTCTCAGAGATATAGCTCCCAAGACAACTCTTTAAAAATGCCTTACTTGTTAATACTTGCCAGAAAAGCCTTCTATCAGAGAAATAAGACATGGGTTCTGCAGTGATTGTTCTTGAATGTCAATTAATTCCATTGAGGGGCACATAGGTTTACAAAGCACAAACCTAAATGTATCCACAATGGCATGTTCAGAGAGTAGTAGATAACACAGTTTCTGTTAAAGatgacacacacaccccttagaGTTGAAAAAACAATTTCAGAAAGGAGACGGAATAcaaaatgaacacatacataaatcagtagccttcctgtatACCAATGACAAACACACTAAGAAAATCATAGGAAAAACAGTCTCATACACaatgcgtgcacatacacacagacacacacacacacacacacacacacacacacacacacttacacataataaaataaaatactaagaaTAAATCTAACCTAAGAAACCAAAAACCTCTAATATGAAAATTTAATATACCAAACAGAGAAATTTAGGAAGACACTAAAAGAGAAATACCTTACAAATTTATATATTGAAAGATTATAACTAcgaaaaactgtattattaccaaaagcaagctgTCCAATCCCTCATAAAATTCAAAGGCAATTTTtctcagacataaaaaaaaaattgtcccagGGTTTTTATGGCAATCTGCTACACAAAATCCAAAGTAAAACCAAGGAAATTTTGAACGAAAAGAAAACTGTGAGAGATATCACATTGcctgatttcaaattatactacGAATCTGTAGTACTCAAAACAGTATGGTGCGAGCATACGATAAAGATCAGCTGAGACATCTGGCTTTATAGACTAAACAGTCACTGGATTTTGGACCTTTTCATTAGGAGACAGTCATGGTTGGGCTAGCTGGACCGCAGTCTTTAAACCACACTAATAAATCTCCCATATACATACAAAGACTAATAAAATGGAATTAAAGGAAGTTGAGCTAACCCATCTAGGCCCCAAACttctgaaattataaaagaaacctTCCCTCCCTTAGACAGTTTCTCTCAATTGTTTCTCACTGTGGTGATGAAAAGTTCAAATAACACAGATACTATCCAAATATTAAGGATGCACgatttaaaacattatatttggGATGATAGTATTCAAATTAATTCACATAAATGTCTACTATACCAGGGATGTTCTGTCAGCTTTAGTGCTTCATTTTTATAGTGcatctttatatatacatattgtaatACTCAGCAGACTGTAACCATTATAGACGCTACCCACGTCGTAGGGGTCCTCCTCCACGTAATTACCAGCAGAATTACCAGAATAGTGAGAGTGGGGAAAAGAACGAGGGATCGGAAAGCGCTCCTGAAGGCCAAGCCCAACAACATCAGCCCTATGGCAGGCAAAGGTTCTCACCTTACTATTTGCGGAGACCCTATGGGCATCGACCACAGTATTCCAACCCTCCTGTGCAAGGAGAAGTGATGGAGGGTGCTGACAACCAGGGTGCAGGAGAGCAAGGTAGACCAGTGAGACAGAATATGTATCGGGGTTACAGACCACGATTTCGCAGGGGCCCTCCTCGCCAAAGACAGCCTAGAGAGGACGGCAATGAAGAGGACAAAGAAAATCAAGGAGATGAGACCCAAGGTCAGCAGCCACCTCAATGTCGGTATTGTCGCAACTTCAAATACCGACGCAGACG includes:
- the LOC119806430 gene encoding Y-box-binding protein 1-like; its protein translation is SADCNHYRRYPRRRGPPPRNYQQNYQNSESGEKNEGSESAPEGQAQQHQPYGRQRFSPYYLRRPYGHRPQYSNPPVQGEVMEGADNQGAGEQGRPVRQNMYRGYRPRFRRGPPRQRQPREDGNEEDKENQGDETQGQQPPQCRYCRNFKYRRRRPENPKPQDGKETKAADPPAENSSAPEAEQGGAE